Genomic segment of Gloeocapsa sp. PCC 7428:
TCCTCTCGTTACTGTAGCGAAGACAAGCGCGCTAGGAGTGTTCCTGCTGACAAAATTGGTAAATTACTCCCTGCAAATGCTCCTCTCGTTACTGTAGCGAAGACAAGCACGCTAGGAGTGTTCCTGCTGACAAAATTGGTAAATTACTCCCTGCAAAATCTTGAGTATTGCGCGTAACAATAGCATCCAAATTTTCTGATATCGCACACGCTAGCTGAATTGCATCTTCAAAATCTGCTATTTGAGACGATATGGCAGCTTCTAAAATATTCTGGTCAACTGTACAGACTTGCATCAGTACCAATAATTCAGCGATATCTTGTTTTGCTACTGCGATGCCTTTACTTTTTCTAGCGATGTAAAAAATATCAGTTAAAGTTGTTGCTGTAACATAACCTTGAAGCTGCTTAGATTCAATAGCGTTCAGTAAAGCTTTAGCATCTATAAAAAAAGGTTCGCGTAGTAATAGAGCATCTAAAATGATATTTGTATCTACTAAAACACGCATTAAAGGTACTTCCCCTTTAAACGGTTTTCTAAGATCGCATCAATTTCTTTGTCAGTTGGAGGTGGTGTGTCAGTCTTTAGAGAGCCAGCTAATCGCTCTACAATTCCCTCGGTAGGTTCTGGGCGCGGTCTTAGTTCGTTGCTCAAAGAGCGCACGATCGCTTCGACGAGTAACAGGCGATCGCTTACGGATAGTTGATAAGCTTCTTTACGTATTTCTTCCCAAGTCATTGACATATTTTTTACTCCTTTGAAGTGGCTAGTGACTGGTGGCTAGACAATTATTAATGTAACTATAGCGATCCTATTTGAGTTGTGAAAATTATTTCTTTAACTAATCACATAGGCGTAGCCTTCTCGTAAGGTAGGACACAAAGAGAGGTTCTTCATGAATGATTTAGGACATTGAAGGTACGAATAACCATTACCCTAACTCATTTTCGACCCTGACTTTTGCTACATACAATATTTTGGTTATTCAACGAAATAGTATTAGTTTAAAAGTTGAGGCATTTTTTATTTAGAAATACGTAATAGCTGGTTTCCACCTTTTTGAAACTCGTAGGCAACTTGCTTAATTTCTGTTGTATAGCCTTCATTTTGGAGATAATTCATCACTGGTTCTAACCAAGGAGAGATATCATTTGAGAAGTTCACGAGTAGGGGAAAAATGCGAACTTCTTTCGCCACTCGGCACAGTTCTACAACTGATTGGAGATGAAAATCTAATGAAAATTGCTCAGAATAAGTAAATAGTAAATGCGCGCACAAAGCTAAATCAAATTCACCCAAATCAAAAGGTAAATTTGGCAATTCAGCAGTGATATATCGCCCTGTGGCAACTCCTGAAGGAAAGTCATCAAGAAACTGACGCATCGCCGCCATTCTAATTTTCCCTAATTGTTCGGGCGATGCGATATCTCGCCACACCAAATGATCGCGAGTTTCCTGAACACCTTTGAGAATCACAGGATAAGTTTCTTGGATACGTTGAGCAATTTCTGCATCGCTAAACTGATAAATTGGGTCACAAGAAACGATATTGTAACCCCTTTTTGTCATCTCAGCATTAAAACTTGCAGGACCGCCAGCACAATCAAGAATGCTTAATTTAAAATCATCAGAATTCAAATCAAACATTTTGATATATTCTGGTAAAGATCGTCCCCAAGGAACAACATTTTCTAGTTGAAAACCCACAATCCCTCTATGTTTTGAGTAGTTCAAACTTATACAGAACTCATCACTTGCGGCAAAACTTGATTTAGCTTACCGCTACGATAGCCCTCTAAATCTAATGTGACATACACAAAGCCAAACTGCTGAAACGCCGCGACAAGCGTCTGTAAATCGGTTGTTAAGACAAATTCCTTAATCTGTTCTGGCGGTAACTCAATGCGCGCGGTATCGCCCTCAGAACGCACGCGGAGATTTTGGAAACCTAATTTGCGCAAATACATCTCCGCCCTTCCTACACGTTGCAACTTAGCCACCGTAATTTCTTCCCCGTAAGGAAAACGCGAACTGAGACAAGGTTGCGCGGGTTTATCCCACCACGGTAAGCCTAACTGTTGCGACATTTGGCGAACTTCAGCTTTCGTCACGCCGACTTCAGCTAACGGCGATCGCACACCGCGTTCTTTAGCAGCTTGAATTCCTGGGCGATAATCGCGCAAATCATCTGCATTCACACCATCGATAATGTAGGGATAACCCATTTGCTGTGCTATTGGTTTAAGCGTGTCGTGTAATTCGCTTTTGCAGAAGTAGCAGCGATTCACTGGGTTAGCAGTGTAGTTAGGATTATCCATCTCATGCGTTTGAATCACTTGATGCGCAATCCCAATTTGGGCGGCTTGAGTTTTAGCGTCTTCTAATTCTTCGGGTAGTAGCGATGGCGATACTGCTGTCATTGCCAAAGCGCGATCGCCTAAAACATCAAAAGCAATCTTTGCAACTAAAGTACTATCAACTCCTCCAGAATAGGCAATCAAAGCCTGTTCCATATCTCTAAATAACGCTTGTAGTTGCGCTAGTTTCTCCAACATTTGTGTTTATCACTCTCAATGTGTTCTTAGATCTATTGTAGAGAGAGTAGCTAGTGACTAGTGGCTAGAAAAAGTAGGAGTAATATAAGTTTTATGAGATAACTGCAATCGAGAGTGACCCGTGGCTAAACACAACAATGACCAATTAGCAATTACCCACTCTCAAAGGTAAATGAAGTGTAAAGCGACTACCGCGCCCTAATTCTGACTCTACGGTAAGATCGCCGTTGTGGAGTTGCGCAAGTTTACGCGACAAGGCTAAGCCTAAGCCTGTACCTTCATACTTACGATCTAAACCACTATCTAACTGCTGAAAAGGTTGAAATAATTTTGCTAAATCTTCCTGCGAAATACCAATACCTGTATCAATCACAGAAAATTGAGTTTCGCTTGGTGTTTGTATAATGTTTAAAGTGACTGAACCAGTTTCAGTAAATTTAATTGCATTTGTTAAAAGATTGACTAAAATTTGCTTTAAACGACGCTTGTCAGCAATACAGTCAGTAACATTAGGCGCTATTTGTAACTCAAGTTTTAATCCTTGTTCTTGCGCGCGCTCTTGTAACATAGATATACAAGCATTTGCTATTTCAGCAATGATAACTTGTTCAAGTTGTAATTCTTCTTTTGCAGCTTCAATTTTGGTTAAATCTAATAAATCGTTGATAAGTTCTAATAAATGCTTACCCGCAGTCGAGATCAATTCTAAATACTGCATTTGTTTAGAATTTAGTGTACCAAAAACTTGTTCAAGCAAAACACTAGAAAAACCAAGAATGCCTGTCAGCGGCGTACGCAATTCATGACTGATGTTGCTTAAAAATTCAGTCTTAGCGCGATTAGCGGCTTCTGAAAGTTGTTTCTCTTGCTCTAGTTCTTGGGTACGCTGTTGAACTATTTCCTCTAAAGATTCATAACTACGGGCGTTGTAAAGCGCGATCGCCGCTTGTTCGGAAATGCGCTGTAATAAGCTAATTTCTTCGGCGGTAAAAGTGCGGTACGTTGTCGTTGTCTGTAGTGATAAACCACCAAATAACTGATCGCGGACAAAAATCGGTACACTAAGCACAGAAAGCGTTTTAGCGTGTTCAATTTGCTGTAAACGTGCTGGTGTCATTGGAGTTTGCGCATAGTCTGGCGCATGAAAAAAATGGTGGCAAAAAAAATCCGAATCAGGGTCGAGTAAGTCAGGCCAATCGGCAATTGGTGCGATAAAATCTTGCATAGAGACGACTTCGGCGTGCGATCGCCACTCATTGAGTACTTGAATTTGCCGCTGCGTGAAATTAAAGATCACAACGCGATCGACTGCGAAGCATTCTCCTGTTAGTTGCACAATTTGACACAAAACCGCTTGCGGATCGAGGCTTGAATTGAGGATACGACTGATTTGATTGAGCGATCGCTCGTGCAGTGCTTGGCGTTCAATTTGCTCGAAAAGTCGGGCTTGTTGGATAGCGATCGCAACTGTGCTTGCGACTTGTTCCGCTACGGTTCTCAATTGATTAGGAAAAGCACCTAATGTATCTTTTGAGATATTTAGCGAACCAATTAATTCTCCTTGCGCAATCAAAGGAATATTAATATACGCGCGTACCTGATTTCCGAGCAAAAGTTCTGCACCAGCAGGCATTTGTGTCGTGCGAGTTTCTTGAATAACATTCACTTCGCCTCGTTGCAAAGGTTCAACGTCTCCAAAAGCTGACAGTGGTAAGCGGATTCCTGGTACTTGAGTTTCTCGCTCAGTATGGATAGCCAAAAGTGTAACCTCGCTTTTTTCAAAGTCAAACATCACGAGACTGATCCGCGTACAAGGTATCATTTGAGCAACCTGTGTCACAGCGGCGGCGGCGATTTCACTCAGCGATCGTGTCGCCAAAATTGCTTGATCGAGTTCGTGTAAAATTCTCAAACGTTGCGCCGAATAATTGAGTTCTGTTTCAGCTTGCATTCGTTGTGTAGCAAAGCCGCCTAACAAAATACCAGTCAATGAAATTGCCATCATGCCAAACTGCAACGCAAAGACATTAGAACCACCCAGCTTTGCTTGCACAAAAATTGCCACGCCAATATTGATAAACAACACTGCTGCTGTTGCTCTTTCAAAACCATGCTGAATTGCAATCCAAATCAATGGTAAAAAAACAAAATAGCTGTAATTTAAACTTTCTCCACGCTGCGCTCCATAAGCTGCCCAAATGGCAACGCATAAAGCGGCAATTTCTAAAATAAGTTCTGGGCGTTGTTTTGCTGCTAAAGGAATTAATGGTGGCTCGGATGCTGGTACTTCTTGCTCTTTGTAAGCCCAAACCCAAGGTAGTTGGCGGAGCAAAACTAATAAAAAAGGTGCGAGCATCGCAATTCCCGTCGCGGCTCCCGCCCACGAGTGTAATGTATATACTAACCAAGTTGATAAAGGAATAATTCTCTGTAAAACAATGATGAATGTTTGTAAGGCGGCGACGATCAAAGGCGTGAATAGTGTCATCACGACAACAAACCACATCACATCACGTAATGTGCGTAAGCGCGGATTGATTTTAATTTTGCGTAGCAATAATGCAGACACTCCACCGTAACCAACCGTCGAGATCAAGCCAAAAATGAGCAGTGAAGTTAAGTCTAAATCAGAGTTAGTGATGAGATATTCGTGTACGAATGTATTGAGAAATAATGCAGGAACATAGCGCAACCCAAATACGAAAAGTAGCGTTACGTCTAGCCCTACAGGTGGATACCACACAAAAGTTTCTGGTGCGGTGGCAAACAGCAATGCGACTTGATCGAGTATTGCCCAAATAATCAGGTAGGCTTCGAGCAGCCCTAAATAGCGCAGCGGCTGTGGAATGCGTTGATGCCATTTTAAGAGCGCTCTAGAAATCCTCGAACCACCGTGATTTGCTGTAGTCATGATCTCCATTGCTCCCTAGGCGGCGATTTCAGCTTAATTCGTTTGTCTGTAGGGAGTGCGGCAAAATTAAGGTAAAGCAACTACCGCTTCCAGGCTGCGACTTCACGATAATATCTCCACCATGCAGCCGTGCTAACTTACGTGAGAGTGCTAAACCTAAACCTGTACCTTCATATTTACGATCAAGCCCGCTATCTAGCTGTTGAAACGGCTGAAACAAAATTGCTTGATCCGGCGCAGAAATTCCAATTCCTGTATCAATCACAGAAAACAAAATTGCTGCTTCCGTCTGTTCAACTTTGAGCGTCACTGAACCTATTTCTGTGAATTTAAAAGCATTGGATAATAAGTTTACTAAAATCTGTTTGAGGCGTCGGTGATCGGCTACGCAAGTTGTGACATCCGGTGCGATCGCAAACTTGAGTTGTAGTTTTGATGATTGGTTTTTATCAAATAAAGCTAAACATTCTTGACAAACTGTTATAACTTGTATATTTTCTAAAATTAATTCTTCTTTGCCTGCTTCAATCTTGGTTAAATCGAGAAGGTCATTAATTAATTCGAGTAGATGCTTACCACAAGTTTGGATACCTTGAATATATTGTTTCTGTTTAGCATTTAACTCGCCAAAAACTTCTTCAATTAAAATACTAGAAAAACCTAAAATTCCTGTAAGTGGCGTGCGTAACTCATGACTCATATTACTTAAAAATTCACTTTTGGCTCGATTGGCAGCATCAGAAAGCAATTTTTCTGCTTCTAGCTCTTGAGTTCGTTTTTTGACCAACTCTTCAAGAAGTTCATAGCTTTGGGCATTATACAAGGCGATCGCTGCTTTATCTGCAATTCTTTGAACTAAATTAATCTCTTCCTCAGTAAATTCTTGAACGCGCGTAATTGTATGTAACGCCAAGCCACCAAAAAACTTATCTCTAATAAAAATAGGCACGCTTAATACTGTTAGATGCGGAACAGTTTTGACGATTTCTACTTCTGGTGATGGCGGACAGATTTTTTCTAGATGCGGCGCGTAAAAAACTTGATACGGTGAAAAATTAATACTTGCCATCCATTCGGATAAAGGAGTGATGTAACCGATCAAAGAAGCGATGTCTTCAGAAGAACGCCATTCGCGCGTAATTTTAATTTGCTCGTGTTCTAAAGCATAAATCATGACGCGATCAACACCAAAACATTCGCCTGTAAGGCGCACGATTTCTTGTAAAATATATTCAGGGTCGAGGCTAGAATTTAACGATCGCGAGATTTGATTGAGCGTTTTTTCCCATTGCGTTTGTTGCTGTAGTTGATGAAATATCCGCGCTTGATGAATTGCGATCGCACATTGTCCGCTGATTGCTTGGAGTAGGGAAATTTCGTCTTCAGTCCAAACGCGATCGCGATCGCACTGTTGTAAAATAATTCCACCGAGAAGTGTTTGTTGATACACCAAAGGTGCAATTAAAACAGAATTTAAATTCCATTGATTGACTAATTCGTGTAATGCCAGCGGTACACTAGGATCGTTACGATTAATAATGATAATTTTTCCTTGTTGAAATGCTTCTTTGTAGTGCGGGTAAATGAGACATTTAACACCGATACAATCTTCGCGATTTATTGTTGCCGTACTGACATGATTTACCCACATTTCTTTTTGAGTATCCGGCTGCGAAATGAAGCATCGGCTGGGTTTTAAAGCTTCGTGTAGCGCATCAACACTAGATTTGAGGACATCATCGAGTATCAAAGTTTCGCGCATTGCTTGCACAATACGGTTGATAATTGCTTGCTGTTGTGCTTGTTGTTGAATGCGAACAATGGCGGCTTTTTGTTGACGACGTAAAGCAAATTCTTCAAGCGATCGCCCTAAAACCATCGGTAAGCGAAACAATCGTTCTTTCAAGACATAATCTGTCATTCCTGCCTTGATACAATCAACGGCTGCTTCTTCTCCCAAACTACCAGTCACCAAAATTAATGGAATTTCTTGTGCTGATTGTTGCAATAACTCTAATACTTCATAAGCAGTAAATTGTGGTAAACGATAATCTGCTAGCACCGCATTATAAGACTTTGAATGTAGCAGTTGTTCACAGTCCTTTAAGTTATCAACTGCATCGTAAGTAAATTTGATTTCTGCCGTTTCTAGAGCGAGTACCATTAACTCTACATCTGCTAACACATCCTCTACAATCAGCAGCTTTAAAATCAAGTCACTATTTTGCTTTTGCACAGGCTGAGATTGAGCGCAATTTAAAATATTTATCATGGCTCTAAGATTCAGGTGGTAGCAAGGGCGGCTTTTTGAGTAACACCCAGTAAAAACCGACTTGGCGAACTATCGTGATAAATCTTTCAAAATCAAGAGGTTTAGTGACACATTGACTAACTCCTAGAGCGTAACAAGCATTTAAATCTTTGTCATCTGGAGAAGAAGCCAAAATAACTACCGCGAGATCGCGAGTTCGAGGATGCGATCGAATCGCCT
This window contains:
- a CDS encoding PIN domain-containing protein; translation: MRVLVDTNIILDALLLREPFFIDAKALLNAIESKQLQGYVTATTLTDIFYIARKSKGIAVAKQDIAELLVLMQVCTVDQNILEAAISSQIADFEDAIQLACAISENLDAIVTRNTQDFAGSNLPILSAGTLLACLSSLQ
- the larE gene encoding ATP-dependent sacrificial sulfur transferase LarE, which gives rise to MLEKLAQLQALFRDMEQALIAYSGGVDSTLVAKIAFDVLGDRALAMTAVSPSLLPEELEDAKTQAAQIGIAHQVIQTHEMDNPNYTANPVNRCYFCKSELHDTLKPIAQQMGYPYIIDGVNADDLRDYRPGIQAAKERGVRSPLAEVGVTKAEVRQMSQQLGLPWWDKPAQPCLSSRFPYGEEITVAKLQRVGRAEMYLRKLGFQNLRVRSEGDTARIELPPEQIKEFVLTTDLQTLVAAFQQFGFVYVTLDLEGYRSGKLNQVLPQVMSSV
- a CDS encoding ATP-binding protein — its product is MTTANHGGSRISRALLKWHQRIPQPLRYLGLLEAYLIIWAILDQVALLFATAPETFVWYPPVGLDVTLLFVFGLRYVPALFLNTFVHEYLITNSDLDLTSLLIFGLISTVGYGGVSALLLRKIKINPRLRTLRDVMWFVVVMTLFTPLIVAALQTFIIVLQRIIPLSTWLVYTLHSWAGAATGIAMLAPFLLVLLRQLPWVWAYKEQEVPASEPPLIPLAAKQRPELILEIAALCVAIWAAYGAQRGESLNYSYFVFLPLIWIAIQHGFERATAAVLFINIGVAIFVQAKLGGSNVFALQFGMMAISLTGILLGGFATQRMQAETELNYSAQRLRILHELDQAILATRSLSEIAAAAVTQVAQMIPCTRISLVMFDFEKSEVTLLAIHTERETQVPGIRLPLSAFGDVEPLQRGEVNVIQETRTTQMPAGAELLLGNQVRAYINIPLIAQGELIGSLNISKDTLGAFPNQLRTVAEQVASTVAIAIQQARLFEQIERQALHERSLNQISRILNSSLDPQAVLCQIVQLTGECFAVDRVVIFNFTQRQIQVLNEWRSHAEVVSMQDFIAPIADWPDLLDPDSDFFCHHFFHAPDYAQTPMTPARLQQIEHAKTLSVLSVPIFVRDQLFGGLSLQTTTTYRTFTAEEISLLQRISEQAAIALYNARSYESLEEIVQQRTQELEQEKQLSEAANRAKTEFLSNISHELRTPLTGILGFSSVLLEQVFGTLNSKQMQYLELISTAGKHLLELINDLLDLTKIEAAKEELQLEQVIIAEIANACISMLQERAQEQGLKLELQIAPNVTDCIADKRRLKQILVNLLTNAIKFTETGSVTLNIIQTPSETQFSVIDTGIGISQEDLAKLFQPFQQLDSGLDRKYEGTGLGLALSRKLAQLHNGDLTVESELGRGSRFTLHLPLRVGNC
- a CDS encoding GAF domain-containing sensor histidine kinase, with product MINILNCAQSQPVQKQNSDLILKLLIVEDVLADVELMVLALETAEIKFTYDAVDNLKDCEQLLHSKSYNAVLADYRLPQFTAYEVLELLQQSAQEIPLILVTGSLGEEAAVDCIKAGMTDYVLKERLFRLPMVLGRSLEEFALRRQQKAAIVRIQQQAQQQAIINRIVQAMRETLILDDVLKSSVDALHEALKPSRCFISQPDTQKEMWVNHVSTATINREDCIGVKCLIYPHYKEAFQQGKIIIINRNDPSVPLALHELVNQWNLNSVLIAPLVYQQTLLGGIILQQCDRDRVWTEDEISLLQAISGQCAIAIHQARIFHQLQQQTQWEKTLNQISRSLNSSLDPEYILQEIVRLTGECFGVDRVMIYALEHEQIKITREWRSSEDIASLIGYITPLSEWMASINFSPYQVFYAPHLEKICPPSPEVEIVKTVPHLTVLSVPIFIRDKFFGGLALHTITRVQEFTEEEINLVQRIADKAAIALYNAQSYELLEELVKKRTQELEAEKLLSDAANRAKSEFLSNMSHELRTPLTGILGFSSILIEEVFGELNAKQKQYIQGIQTCGKHLLELINDLLDLTKIEAGKEELILENIQVITVCQECLALFDKNQSSKLQLKFAIAPDVTTCVADHRRLKQILVNLLSNAFKFTEIGSVTLKVEQTEAAILFSVIDTGIGISAPDQAILFQPFQQLDSGLDRKYEGTGLGLALSRKLARLHGGDIIVKSQPGSGSCFTLILPHSLQTNELS